CGTATTTACGGAGGGGTGTTTGAAAGTTTTGTAGCAATTAAAGAATCCGAAATAGCTAAACGAACCTCTTTTTCGACTACAGAAGTGACAGCGATACTAAGAGAGTTGAATAAACTGGAAGTAATTACTTATGTAGAGAAAACGGATCAGCCTTTGCTGACTTTTATGCAACCAAGATATGGTCTTGAAAATCTTTATATAGATGCTGCTTATTACAAACAGCGAAAAGAGGTTTATCAGGCTAAGATGGATGCCATGTTTGGTTACGTAGAGAGGAATGAATGCAGAAGCCAGCAATTGCTTCGCTATTTTGACGAGGATAATGCGACAGAATGTGGTATTTGTGATGTATGTATCGATAATAAGAGAGCATTACAATTGAAGAGCAAAATTATAGAGGAATTGCTGGAAGCATTGCGTATTGCTCCTCTGGATTTGGAGCAATTGGTAACTGCTTCGAAATTAGGAACAGATAATTATAGGTTAGAAGTTATACGCGTTTTGCTGGATGCAGGGGAAATTAAGCTTACAGATGGAAAATACTATTTGTGATTCTAATAGGAAAACATAATTCGATATTAAAGGATTAATCCTCCAGTCTGACCCTATAATTAATTTTGAAGCGTTGTTCCAAAGGTTTTCCATATACTACAGTTGGTTTCCATCTTTTTAGGGCCTTCAATAAAGTGCTGTTCGACATGTTCCGCAGGGCATGTCGAACTATTAAATAATATGGATTTGCAATCCACATCAGATTCTCTATATAAAAGTTGTCAATTCCAGTAATCCTTTTCTAACTCCATAAATTTCCCCACAGCTACTGTATAAATAATCCTCTTCTTTTTCTACTAAACCTGCCCTCACAGGATTATGATGGATATAATCTTGTTTAATATTAAAGAAATCCAATCCAGTGATTTCTTCGGCGTGATAACCATTCTGCCAAAAAAAAACATTCTCTTGTTTACTCAATAGCCATAACAACCAATTCCTTCTGCTTTCTTTTTTATTATCTCTTATTGCTGCAATTATTTTAGAGGAAGTGAACTTTTTAAAGTCTCTGATAATATCACTCAAATTATTTTTATTCGTCCCAATGATTAAATGGATGTGATTTGTCATTACAACCCATGAAAATATCTCAAGTCCTTTGTGTCTTTGGCAATACTTTAGACTTTCCAGTAAAATTTCAACATATTCCTTTCTCGTGAAGACATCAACCCACTGATTTACTGTACATGTAATAAAATAAATACCTTGTTGATCGTATATCCGATAAGTGAGAGCCATTATCAAATATTGTTTTTTATTTTTGAGTTGCAATAGTTGTTAGGAGGATTAAGAA
This genomic interval from Pseudopedobacter saltans DSM 12145 contains the following:
- a CDS encoding REP-associated tyrosine transposase; amino-acid sequence: MALTYRIYDQQGIYFITCTVNQWVDVFTRKEYVEILLESLKYCQRHKGLEIFSWVVMTNHIHLIIGTNKNNLSDIIRDFKKFTSSKIIAAIRDNKKESRRNWLLWLLSKQENVFFWQNGYHAEEITGLDFFNIKQDYIHHNPVRAGLVEKEEDYLYSSCGEIYGVRKGLLELTTFI